A genome region from Clostridium pasteurianum includes the following:
- a CDS encoding glycosyltransferase family 2 protein gives MEDKIKVSVLIVTYNHSRFIKEAMDSALMQQTKYKYEIVVMNDHSSDNTFKILKMYKLKYGDKIRIFNNSKNFGITKNYKLGFEKCRGEYIAVLEGDDYWNNRKKLQIQSDFLDKHRNYSAVFNRYIIYDAAKNLKTVIPWQYRYSEYKKITINDLTIRNVIGNFSACMYRKSIVEQLKKSLYNMVTYDWMFNMAVSEKAPIAYLPQVTSVYRIHRGGVWSGIDKESRLKMVMKQIDDYDKFFGFKYSRNFNFLKKGIYDELIRLKNK, from the coding sequence ATGGAAGATAAAATAAAAGTAAGTGTTTTAATTGTTACCTATAATCATTCGAGATTTATAAAAGAAGCTATGGATAGTGCACTTATGCAGCAAACAAAGTATAAATATGAAATTGTAGTAATGAATGATCATTCTAGTGATAATACTTTTAAAATTTTAAAAATGTATAAATTAAAATATGGAGATAAAATAAGAATATTTAACAACAGTAAAAATTTTGGTATAACAAAAAACTATAAATTAGGCTTTGAAAAATGTAGAGGAGAGTATATAGCTGTTCTTGAGGGAGATGACTACTGGAATAATAGAAAAAAGTTGCAGATTCAAAGTGACTTTTTAGACAAACACAGAAATTATTCTGCTGTATTTAATAGATATATAATATATGATGCTGCGAAAAATTTAAAGACAGTTATTCCATGGCAATATAGATATTCTGAATATAAAAAAATAACTATAAATGATCTTACAATTAGAAATGTTATAGGCAATTTTTCTGCATGTATGTACAGAAAAAGTATTGTAGAACAATTAAAAAAATCATTGTACAATATGGTAACTTATGATTGGATGTTCAATATGGCAGTATCAGAAAAAGCGCCTATAGCTTATTTACCTCAGGTAACTTCTGTTTATAGAATTCATAGAGGAGGGGTGTGGAGTGGCATTGATAAAGAAAGTAGACTTAAAATGGTTATGAAACAGATTGATGATTATGATAAATTTTTCGGATTTAAATATAGCCGTAATTTTAATTTCTTGAAAAAAGGAATCTACGATGAACTCATAAGATTAAAAAATAAATAA
- a CDS encoding glycosyltransferase family 2 protein — translation MKTSIIILTCNNFMYSKMCIDSIRKYTRKNDYEIIVVDNNSQDGTKSWLRKQKDIKTIYNKVNEGFPKGCNVGIKKASGSEILLLNNDVIVTSNWLLNLKKCLYSDNKIGAVGPVTNTCYGKQKIFVKYNSLYEMQRFAKKYNVSNSNRWVKTRGLVGFCILIKMKVINNLGYLDERFTPGNFEDDDYCLRMVRKGYKLMICKDTFVHHYGSISFKNTEYSKIINANRIKFERKWGMKLQ, via the coding sequence GTGAAGACTAGTATAATAATTTTAACTTGTAACAATTTTATGTACTCTAAAATGTGTATAGATAGTATAAGAAAATACACGAGAAAAAATGATTATGAGATAATTGTAGTTGATAATAATTCTCAAGATGGCACTAAATCCTGGCTCAGGAAGCAAAAAGATATAAAAACAATATATAATAAAGTTAATGAAGGATTTCCTAAGGGCTGCAATGTTGGAATAAAAAAAGCATCAGGTAGTGAAATACTTCTTTTAAATAATGATGTTATAGTTACATCAAATTGGCTTTTAAATTTAAAAAAGTGCTTATATAGTGATAATAAGATAGGGGCAGTAGGACCTGTTACCAATACATGCTATGGAAAACAAAAAATATTTGTTAAATATAATTCTCTATATGAAATGCAAAGATTTGCAAAAAAATACAATGTTTCAAATAGTAATAGGTGGGTCAAAACACGAGGACTAGTTGGATTTTGTATTCTTATAAAAATGAAGGTTATAAATAATTTAGGATATTTAGATGAAAGGTTTACACCTGGAAATTTTGAAGATGATGATTATTGTTTAAGGATGGTTAGAAAGGGATATAAGCTTATGATTTGTAAAGACACGTTTGTTCACCATTATGGAAGTATATCCTTTAAAAATACAGAATATTCTAAAATAATTAATGCAAATAGAATTAAATTTGAAAGAAAATGGGGAATGAAGTTACAGTAA
- a CDS encoding glycosyltransferase, which produces MIKVKDDPLVSILIPTFNRPELFNMALMSAVNQTYKNIEIVICDDSTNYYTKKIVDKYLKKYKNIRYYFNNGPLGNFGLNNFNKCYELSRGEYINYLNDDDMFVKNKVLKMLKCFKSNNKISLVTSHRELVDRSGDRLPHTLTYNKIKYVNRPINGRRAAKAIFLYGNFIGEPTTVLFKKKDVDKFGTINNRQFCALIDIATWIKLLLRGNFVYLSETLSCFRIHNGQNTNKPGIKKLMRSEWYELIQYAYKMKIIDKSIYSQLLLSYK; this is translated from the coding sequence GTGATAAAAGTGAAAGATGATCCACTTGTAAGTATTCTTATACCTACTTTTAATAGACCTGAATTGTTTAATATGGCATTAATGAGTGCAGTGAATCAAACTTATAAAAATATTGAAATTGTAATATGTGATGATAGCACTAATTATTACACAAAAAAAATAGTAGATAAGTATTTAAAAAAATATAAAAATATAAGATATTATTTTAATAATGGACCACTAGGAAACTTTGGCCTTAATAATTTTAATAAATGTTATGAACTTTCAAGGGGAGAATATATTAACTATTTAAATGATGATGATATGTTTGTTAAAAACAAAGTATTAAAAATGCTTAAATGCTTTAAAAGCAATAATAAAATTTCATTGGTTACATCTCACAGAGAACTCGTAGATAGAAGTGGGGATAGGTTACCTCATACACTTACTTATAACAAAATAAAATATGTAAATAGGCCGATTAATGGCAGACGTGCTGCTAAAGCAATATTTTTATATGGGAACTTTATTGGAGAGCCAACTACAGTATTATTTAAGAAAAAAGATGTCGATAAATTTGGCACTATTAATAATAGGCAATTTTGTGCTCTTATAGATATTGCAACATGGATTAAATTACTTTTAAGGGGCAATTTTGTATATTTATCGGAAACCTTGAGCTGTTTTAGAATTCATAATGGACAAAATACTAATAAACCAGGTATAAAAAAGCTGATGAGGTCTGAATGGTATGAACTAATTCAATATGCATATAAAATGAAAATTATAGATAAATCTATATATTCGCAACTCTTATTATCATATAAGTGA
- a CDS encoding acyltransferase: protein MKFKSIGKNVTIYGKSKITFPENVEIGNNVIIDDFVFISCKKGVKIGNNVHIASFVSITGNEKFVMENFTALSTGTKVLTSTDDYSNSYLTNPTVPNEYKNVFSSRVVLEKFSIVGANSVILPGAVLSEGTFIGANSLVKSKTITDSYSLYVGSPIRKIKDMNRNKILELEKRYLNKYKQ, encoded by the coding sequence ATGAAATTCAAAAGTATTGGCAAAAATGTAACCATATATGGAAAGTCAAAGATAACATTTCCGGAAAACGTAGAGATAGGTAATAATGTTATTATAGATGATTTTGTTTTCATAAGTTGTAAAAAAGGAGTTAAAATAGGTAACAATGTTCATATAGCAAGTTTTGTAAGTATAACCGGAAATGAAAAGTTTGTTATGGAAAATTTTACAGCACTTTCTACAGGAACAAAAGTTCTTACAAGTACGGATGACTATAGTAATTCGTATCTTACTAATCCTACTGTACCTAATGAATATAAAAATGTATTTTCTTCTAGGGTTGTACTAGAAAAGTTTTCTATTGTAGGGGCGAATAGTGTAATACTTCCTGGCGCTGTTCTAAGTGAGGGTACTTTTATTGGAGCTAATAGTTTAGTCAAATCAAAGACAATAACTGATTCATATTCATTATATGTTGGTTCACCAATTAGAAAGATAAAAGATATGAATAGAAATAAAATACTGGAACTTGAAAAAAGATATTTAAATAAATATAAACAATAA